In Pirellulales bacterium, the DNA window GACCGGCTGGCCAATCTCGGCCTGCACTACCATCTGGCCGTGTCGTTGCACGCCCCTAACGACAACCTTCGCAACGAGTTAGTTGCGGTGAACAAGAACATCGGCATCGACCCGATCCTGGCGGCGGCCGACCGCTACTTTGCCCAAACCGGCCGGCGGCTGACCTTTGAGTACGTCCTGCTGGGCGGCGTCAACGATCGGCCGGCCCACGCGCGAGAGCTGGCCCAGCGGCTGGCGGGCAAAACGGCCCTGCTGAACGTCATTCCCTACAACCCGGTGGCCGGTCTTGCGTACCGGACGCCTTCGGCGGCGGCCCAGCAGCGGTTCGTCGAAATCCTCACGCAGTCGGGAGTCAACGTGCAAATCCGGCAACGGAAGGGCGACCGGATCGACGCTGCCTGCGGGCAGTTGCGGCGTTCGCGGCAGGCCAGTTTAGTCGCCGGACAGATTGACACTCCCCAACCGGCCTAGAGCGGATCTGACCGATATAGCGAGCTGAGCCGCCCCCGACCTACGCCACCGACTTGGTGGCGCCCTCGGTCGCGTTGGATTCGATGTGCCCGCCCGGCTGGCCATTGGCTCCGGCATCGGGCGGCGGCGGCTCGCTGGCCGCCGCACTCGACCGCTTGCGCCGCAAGCGCCGCAGCCGAATGCGATCGATGCGGCGACGATGGCGGACGTAAAAGTAGAGCACGACAGCCAGCACGGCCGACACGATCACCACCGTGAGAGCGATTTCGGCCTTCTGGATCCGCTGCCAGAGGTTCAGGATCTGCTCGGCGAAGAGGTAGCTCAGGCCGAAAAACAGCGATACCACCAGCGAGGCCGAGATCAGGTCGCAGAGGATGAAATAGCGGAACGGCACCCGCAAAACGCCGGCCGCCACGTAGACCGGCGACCGCACGCCCACCAAAAAGCGCGTGACCAACAGCGCCGTCAGCCCGTGCTGGCGGATTTTCTGCTCCATCTTTCGTTCGGCCCGCGGATTGAGAAAGCGGGCGAACCAGCGGTGCTCGCGCAGCAGGCCGTGGCCAAAGTGATAGCCGATGGCATACGACACGCAGTCGCCCATCATGGCCGCCACGATGCACGTCAGCAAGGCGGCCAGCGGCTCGAACGTGCCGTTATGGCTGGCAATGCCCGCCCCAATCACCAAAAACTCTTCCGGCACCGGCAACCCCATGCCCGTCAGTACGATAGGCAGGCCCAACAGCACGTAGGGCAGCACGTCGTTGAGCAAAGTATCAAGCATCGACAGGGTTGCCGGGAAAAGCCGGAACGATTCTTCTGGAAACAACGGAGGTGCCGCGCCTGCGGGCCCGAGGTATTCTACCCCGCGGGAAGCAGTCGAGTAAATTCAAACTAGGTTAGCGGCAGGAAAAAAGCCGTTTATTCATCTCTTTCGTCGCGTCGATGCCGCGGCGCACAGACAGAATGTCGGTGCCGAGCGAAATCATGCGGCAACCCTTGTCGTAGGCCCGCTCGGCAAAGGCGGGATCGGCCGGCACCACCCCCCAGTGCTTGCCGTGGCGGCGGCAGGCGGCAGCCACGGCGTCGATCGCTTCCCAGACCTTGGCGTGCGTCGTCTGTCCCAGGATGCCCAGCGACTGCGAAAGATCGGCGGGGCCGACGAACAACAGATCGACCCCCTCGATGGCCGCGATCGAATCGGCCTCGGCCAACGCTCCCAGCGTCTCGATTTGAATCGCCACGAAATGTTCGCGGTTGGCGCGCTCGGCAAACTCGCCCTGCGTGCGGTGGGTATAGTCGGCATCTCGGCCGGAGGTGTTCATGCCGCGCATGCCGCGGGGGGCGAACTTCGTCCAGGTCACGAACTCTTCGGCCTGGGCGGCCGACCGGATTTGGGCCGCCATGACGCCGCCCGCACCGGCTTCCAGGTTTTGCGTCACCTGGGCGTAATTCGTGGGAGGCATTCTCACGAACTGGTCGAAGCCGTTGGCCCGCGCCGCCAGCGCGGCCCGCTCGATGTCGTGCCAGGTGAGCCCCACGTGTTCCTGGTCGAGCCAAAAGCCGTCGAAGCCGCCGCCCAGTCCGAACAGGTCGATCAGCACGGGACTGATCAGCCGGCCGGTGCAAAAGATGCGGCACAGTTCGTTCTTCGCCAGCAGGTCTTTGAATCTTCGCGTCATGTCGGGCAGTTTGACAGCGGATTTTGGCCGCGTCAAGCGCGGCAGGCCCCCCAGACAGCTTATGACGCGCCTTACACGCACTTCCGACTCTCTCAAGCCGGCGACTGAGCAACTCAGTTTGCGCCGCTCGTTGAGAAGAGCGGCAACGGCCCGAAATGTCCGGCCAACACCGAGGTAGGATCGATTTTGAGCCAGTCCCGCAGCACGGCCGCATAAACCTGACGGAAATCGACCGTCATCTTGAGGTCGCCCTCGTCGAGATCGAGCAGGCGAGGTGTTTGTCCAAACAGCCCGCCCTTCACGCCGCCGCCGGCCAGGAGCATAGGCGCGGCGGTGCCGTGATCGGTGCCGGCCGAGGCGTTCTCGGCCACGCGGCGGCCGAACTCGCTGAACGTCATCAACAACACGCGCTCGGCCAGCTTCGCCTCGGTCAGATCATCGACAAACGCCGCCACGGCGCCGCTCAGCTCGCCGAGCAGCCGGGCGTGCGTGTCCATCTGCACCGCGTGCGTGTCGTAGCCCGACTGCACCACGTAGTAGACCCGCGTCGGCAGATCGGCCTCGATCAGCCGGGCAACCATGCCGAGTTGCTGGGCGAGCGGATTCGCCGGATACGTCGCTTTGCCGCGCTCTCGCGCCGCGGCGGCGCTCACGGCATCGGCCGTCGTGTAGGCGTCGAGCGTGGCGCGGCGGACGAATGCATCCAAATCGTCGTTCGACGCATCGGCGGCCGCCGCGGCACGGGCAGAAGCATTCTGCACCGCCAGCTCGTCGAGCCGCGAAAAACTGCCCGCCACCGAGCGCCGGCCGATCACCGCCGCGGGCAAAGCGCCGTCGCCCACCAGCATCGCCGCCGGCGCGCCGGACTGTGGCGGCAACTGGTCCAGCGCACGCCCCAACCATCCATAACCCTTGTGTTCCGCGCGATCGAATCGGGCGGTGTGCCAGATGGCCATGCTCACGTCGTGCGAGCGATTGGGGTTCGGGTATCCGACGCCCTGCACCACCGCCAGCCGCTGTTTTTCGAAGAGATCGGCCATGGCCCGCATGAAGGGGTGCAAGGCCACCTCGTCGCTCAGCTTGTGCAGCCGGTCCGCCGGCAGCCGCAGCTTGTCGCGATGCTTGGCGTAGCCTTCGTCGTTATAGGGCACGACGGTATTGATGCCGTCGTTGCCGCCGCCGAGCTGGACGACCACCAAAATGCGGTCGTCGCGTTTTGCTTCCACGGCCTGCGCCAGTTGGGCCAAGAAGCCCGGTACGGTGGGGGCCAGGGCAATCAGGGAAGAACGTTTCAGCAATTGTCGTCGGGTGAACATGATTTTGGCTTTCCGATTTTGGATTTTGGATTTTGGATTTTGGATTGGTTCATATGCTGTACGCGTTAATGGTGAGACCGGCAATGTGTTGCCGGTCAGCCCACCTGGTTCCGTGTAGGGTGGAAAAAGCGAGATTGCGAGCGCCGGCCCACTCTTGGCGACGGCGCTTTTGATCTCCAGCGCGCTGGAGATCATCCCCCACATGGTGCAACGGTCTGCTCGATCGAGACCGGCAACGCGTTGCCGGTCTCTTGCGGGGAGGCCCGTTCGAGTCTGCGTTGTGGGTCTCTTCCCTTGATCCATCCTCCGCTCGATCTGTAACCTGTCCCCTGTAACCTATTCCCTATCCCAACTGCGCCCACGGCGCGCCGAGCATCGCCGCCACCAGCCGCCGGGCGTTTTCGGGCGTGAGAGCGGTCTCTTCACCGAAAACGGTCGTTTTGACACGCTTAACTTCCTCGTGGCTTTGGCCCAGCCAAATCGTTTGTGCCAGAAAACCGGCGAAGTCGTCGGCGTTCTGTCCGCAGCCGCGCCGCTGGGCCAATGCCAGCCAATCGGCCGGCGCGGCGGCGCTTTGCAGCGATCCGTCGGCCAGCCGCTGGGCGAAATTGCCACGGGCAATCAGCGAGCGGCTGTTGATCCACGCGCGGCCGCCGGCCCAGCCAAACACGTTGGGCGGCTCGAACAGGTCCTGGCCCATTGCCGCCGCCCATTCGGCCAGCACGATCGTGCTGGGCGG includes these proteins:
- a CDS encoding DedA family protein, with protein sequence MLDTLLNDVLPYVLLGLPIVLTGMGLPVPEEFLVIGAGIASHNGTFEPLAALLTCIVAAMMGDCVSYAIGYHFGHGLLREHRWFARFLNPRAERKMEQKIRQHGLTALLVTRFLVGVRSPVYVAAGVLRVPFRYFILCDLISASLVVSLFFGLSYLFAEQILNLWQRIQKAEIALTVVIVSAVLAVVLYFYVRHRRRIDRIRLRRLRRKRSSAAASEPPPPDAGANGQPGGHIESNATEGATKSVA
- a CDS encoding aldolase/citrate lyase family protein, producing the protein MTRRFKDLLAKNELCRIFCTGRLISPVLIDLFGLGGGFDGFWLDQEHVGLTWHDIERAALAARANGFDQFVRMPPTNYAQVTQNLEAGAGGVMAAQIRSAAQAEEFVTWTKFAPRGMRGMNTSGRDADYTHRTQGEFAERANREHFVAIQIETLGALAEADSIAAIEGVDLLFVGPADLSQSLGILGQTTHAKVWEAIDAVAAACRRHGKHWGVVPADPAFAERAYDKGCRMISLGTDILSVRRGIDATKEMNKRLFSCR
- a CDS encoding DUF1501 domain-containing protein is translated as MFTRRQLLKRSSLIALAPTVPGFLAQLAQAVEAKRDDRILVVVQLGGGNDGINTVVPYNDEGYAKHRDKLRLPADRLHKLSDEVALHPFMRAMADLFEKQRLAVVQGVGYPNPNRSHDVSMAIWHTARFDRAEHKGYGWLGRALDQLPPQSGAPAAMLVGDGALPAAVIGRRSVAGSFSRLDELAVQNASARAAAAADASNDDLDAFVRRATLDAYTTADAVSAAAARERGKATYPANPLAQQLGMVARLIEADLPTRVYYVVQSGYDTHAVQMDTHARLLGELSGAVAAFVDDLTEAKLAERVLLMTFSEFGRRVAENASAGTDHGTAAPMLLAGGGVKGGLFGQTPRLLDLDEGDLKMTVDFRQVYAAVLRDWLKIDPTSVLAGHFGPLPLFSTSGAN